From Quercus robur chromosome 8, dhQueRobu3.1, whole genome shotgun sequence:
AAATTTAATGCCACCGTCAAGAAGTCAATGCATCCAAAAGAAATCTTCTTGTGTCCTAGGACTACTATATTAAATGCACATAAATAAATCTTTTAGCACCACTTTACAAAGGGCACCCCTAGTTCGGGGAATAAAATGTATATGTAAAATTTTTCGTATGGACGATTCAAAGTGAAAtacttttcttacaaaatatatGGACTATGTGAAGAtcttgttttataaattttagcATAACAATGTTCCTCTTATCTTTAAATCAGTTACCTAtcacaatgttttttttttttcttaagttaaAATTGCATCCATTTAAGTTTTGTATGAATTCCTAatcttcataaaaaattaattaattaattaataaaagtttggtACATGTCACATTAATATCTAAaatccctttctttctttctttttttgaatttcttccaCAATAAAAGTTTGCAAATGTTATCAATGCGATTGTTCTGTCcacaaaaacaacaataaataaataaataattacgtCTATCATTAATACCACCAAACAACTATTACTTCTCCCGTAATATAAACCAGAAAGATAACCGAAGACGTTAAACATAGCCATTATCTCAAATGGGTTAAGATAAGCCAAACTAGACCAAActtaaaagttttattataaaatatgagGTTTGATCAAGTTTAACTGGATTTGATCAACTTTAACTAAGTTAATTTGATTGAAATATCGATCCTATAGTTCGATCTAAAAAGTATTGGACTAACACATAGATGTTTGAAttctttttaaaacattttctcgATCACAAAGATTATATGTAAATCAAACGAGGCatctgaaaaaaataaataaaaaataaaaatcataacatccaaaaaactgtttttaacccaagtatagaaaattttaattccaGTCAAATTTTGGTCAAATAATATTGAAATCTCATAAGTCATAAATTATGGGAAACTCACAAATTTCAGGGTGGGGAAAAAAACCCTCGAATCACGAAAACAAAGGAACTTTGAAGCATGTGAAAATAGGCATATTCTCGCATAGGTAACTTCTCAAAACAAAGTAATTTTAGCAGAATTAAAGTTCATACCGGAAATTGAtgtcacaaaattttcaataacaCACCATCCATGCAATTCCAAAACACCTCAAAAGTAGAAGCACCGAAATCATGCCATGATAAGACATAAGTTCAAATTGTTTATGAGGTGCCCAACTTCCCGATGCCATGCTAAACTTCGGTCTGAACCTCTGTTTGATGCAAACATgataccattaaaaaaataatttcacagTTTACGCAATTTCAATACCTAAAAGACCCTTAAATTAGTTGTCGAAATAAATAAAGGGCAAACAGAAAAACGTTGAGGGAGGTCAAAATTTGGCACGTGGAACTCACAAGACAGTACTTAAGGCTCACAAAAGTAATTGCATAGTGAGTAGGGGTGACAAAATTAACCCAAGGTCCCAAACCCATCCacttaaataaaacacaaacccacccaattattaattgggttaaatgtGTATTAACCAAATTAAACCTAATTAACAATTATGGTTTGGATTGAGGAAGAGGGAGggggagtaaagtagagtagagtaaaatTGGTctaaaattagcctattttcagccaactctactctactctactctccttcactctccctccctctcccctcaatccaaacagactattaatgtttattgggttttaactggGTACCCAATTAGACCCAATTATGACCGAAGTATCATTTTTACAAATCACAACTCTAAAATTGTCAAAAACCActgaaattgaccaaaatacccactaaatctaaaaaataaccaaaataccgtcaaaacctaaaaaatgactgaaataccctcaaaacctaaaaaatgactgaaataccctcaaaacctaaaaaatgaccaaaatactcctgaaatctaaaaatttccaaaatcccccctaaacctaaaaaattatcaaaatacacCCGAAATctaaaatatgaccaaaatatccctaaaacctaaaaaatgaccaaaataaccctaaaaacttaaaaattgaccaaaatacccccgaaacctaaaaaatgaccaagatgccccaaaaaactaaaaaatgacaaaaatgccccttaAACTTATAAGATGATAAAAATACACCTTAAACcaaagaaaatgaccaaaatacctcccaaaaaaatgattgaaataccccaaaatcttaaaaatgaccaaaattttctgaaacctaaaaaattaccgaaatagccctaaaatctaaaaattaacgAAACatccctaaaacctaaaaaattattgacattccctcaaaacctaaaaaaatgaccgaaatactctTTGAAcatttaatttgatgaaaatacccttgaaacatccaaaataccccaaacctctattttggtaattttagaggcttTGGGTGTATTTTGTTCAGCTTATAACTTcagtggtattttggtcattttagatactttggggggtattttggtcgttttagaGTTTTTAgggtaattttagaggtttcgaGTTACTTGTggccattttagaggttttttgtgcattttggtcattttaaaggtttaggGGCATTTTCGTCACTTTATAGGTTtaagggtatttcggtcatattttaggtttcggggatatttttggtcattttttatgtttagggGGTATtgtggtcattttttaagtttcaagggtattttggtcatttttaggttttagggatatttcaatcattttataggttttagaggtatttcaATTACTATATaaaggtttcgagggtatttcgtcatttttttttttttttgaatgtttagggttattgtggtcattttttaggttttgggggtattgtggtcaatttttaggtttttggagtattttggtcattttttagtttttggaggttttttggtttttttttttttttttttgggtattttggtctttttcttttttgttttaggggtattttggtcattttttttaggttatgggggtattttggtcattttctaggtttcggggctatttcggtcattttttaggtttcatgggGATTTCGATCATATTTAGGTTTCGAGaatgtattttggtcatcttttaggttttggatatattttggtcaattttttatgtttaggggtattttgattttttttagttttcggaggtattttggtcatttgtttggtttaagggatatttcggtcattttttagatttcgggggtattttggttattttttaaattttaggggtattttggtcattttctagatttcgagggtattttggtcatttttaagtttcggaggtatttcagtcattttcgaggatattttggtcattttataggtttatgggatattttggttatttttaggtttattttggtaaattttaggtttcggagtatttatgtcattttttaggtttagagggtattttggtaattttctaggtttaatGGGTATTTTGGCATTTTTAGAGGTTTTTGGATATTTTAGAGTTGGGTGATTTGTAGAAATGATACTTAGGTCATAATTGGGTCTAATTGGATACCTAGTTAAAACCTAATAAATATTAATGTCAATTGGATTTAATTGGGTTAATACCCATTTAATCCAACTAataattaaatgggtttggaTCGTATTTAAGTGGGTAGATTTGGGTGGACAAATGAGTTTAGGttaattttgccacccctaattaATAAGCCAACtaataaaaaagatttataCGATTTGTAGGTGTCAGATCAAGAAATAGTTTAGCTAAAAGCCAATGGAACTAATCTGATGCAGTCTTTTATGTGGTGTAAGTTGAGGCAGACACATACTTGTTGACGAAATTTACATCCTCTCTTTCACACGTGCAATAGATGAACTAAAAGGTTCTACATCAACTATCTAACAAATCATGATGACAAGAATCACTTGACTTCTTTTGGTATAGAagaagcttttctttttttcattttttttttttcaaagaaaggtATAGAAGCTTCTTGATCAAAACCCAAACACATTCAAGATACTAGTGTTTTATGCAGACCAAAAATGGGTTCTTAGACCACTAAATACCATTTTTTCAGATAAATTGACAAACTAAACATGGATCACCAAAACAATTTCCCACAAGAATCAATAACttaattaatagaaaaatgGCTTACAACAATTTAATAAATAGAACCATTAGTAAGGCAAAACCTAACAAAGACATACGTTTGAGATcttactttattatttcttctagatttttatttatttatattgtacaTAATAATGAAACAAAGTCAAGAAAGAATGCAACAACTTTTCATACATACTAGCAAGAAAACTTGCATTGCAGAGAATGAAGAATGGACAAATCAGATGCTCACAAAGATATTTGCATTCGTGACTAAAAGCCATCAATAACAAGATTAGAGTTTCATAGGATCATTAGAGCTCACAGAATAGCATTTCTCAACAGTTCCAGTAATGTTATAGTTGGAAGATATGATCTCTTGAGATTTGAATATCATAAGTGCACCATACAAATGAATTTGATATGTTCAAGATACAAACTTGAAGACTTAAAAAATGTCTATTAACATAACAGGCAAATGATGGGTGAAGAAATTTGTGGTTTGAGTGTCAAAGATTTGCAGAACTTGGAGAACCAAACAGAAACAAGTCTTAAGGGTGTTCAAATGAAAAAGGTTTGGAGGCCTCTTCCCATATGCAAAGCTCATTCTCTAGAATTCcaataattgaataaaaagcACACACATGGTACTTAccataattttttacttttgtaggACCAAATTTTAATGGATTAAAtaaagaatttaattgaaaagtcAATGCTGTGGGAAAAAATGGCtgcttattttcattttcatttttgttactattcacaCAACTAAATTTCATCCTTCTTGTTGTAGGGAAACCAAATTCAACATGAAAATAAGGAACTATATGGTGAACTTAATCTGCCAAGAAAACATGGAATTATATAAAAAggtattaattaaaaataataatacaaactTCAACTATCTCTTACATATAAAAATTCAATCCTTGAAATTATGccaaatttgagattttttataaTTACCCTCAACAGAAAAGTTTCAGATCCTAAGTCTATGAAACAAGGGATGCCAATGGAGCAAACAGAACTTCCCTTCTCTTAGATGGTCTTGGAATTCGAGAGTGGACCTGTCTATCTCCAACTTAAACAGCCACAACAAACAAACTAAGAGACACCAACAATAGCTACAAAATAATTAGATATTTCAATCATAAATACCAATGTACCTTGCCAAAATCATGATCCCATACTTGTTTCCTTGATAACTGCAGCAAACTACGACTGCAATAGTGAAGAAGATGTAATTAGAGATGGATGTTACTTGGTCTCAATCAATAAAATGGCCTGACGAGATAGATTTACGCTTCCATCAATAAGGTATGATATAAGAgccaaataacaaaaaagaaaggtatGGTATAAGAGCGACAGATGAATTCAATAAAAAGTCACTTTGAAATGATCAATGAAACCAAATATAGCATGTGGGTGATGAGCGATGAAACCAGCTACTTATATAACGATAAGATTAACTCCAGTAAGAATAGCGGTAATATATTGCATGTGCAATGCATTCTTTTAGCAGTCTTCAAGTCATCATCCTTGAAACAGACAAGCCAGCTAAAAGGTTGATACCAGTTATTTTGTTGGTAAAGAggatatgaaaaaagaaaaggtcatCGCCATCTGGATGAACACAATGAACCAACAGCAGCAGGTACTTATGCAAGAATAAAACTTATAGATAAGTAAGCATAACTATAGAAgtatctcaacaaaaaaaaaaataaaaaaataaaaaaatattcctgTAATAAAACTGCATATTTCAACTCAGTGTcatataaaaaacttaaaaaatgatttcTTAATCTCTGTTGTAATAATAAAGGTAATAGCATACCAAGGTCATTAAATTATAGATATATGGCCTTCTTTACAATAAGAGACAGATAATAGTGCAATACTAAGCATAAgtgataaaacaaaaacaaaggcaAAAGAGAAAggggtaaaataaaataatagaataataataaaaaaaggaataatttcattatttacACATGGCAACTGGCATAATCAAAACATACTTTAACTCCACCAAAGAAAACTTGAATTACATAAAGGGTTAACAGGTACAGAAACTCAACAATATGTACCATTGCTCTGTCTAATGATACAAATGCAGCTCTAGAACCTGGCTTAACTAATAAGCCCATTGAAACTCTATTAAGCAATCAGGAAGCGAAAACACGTAGAGTTTGTTAACATTAAAATTGGTAATATTCAATAATAATTACTGGCATAATAAACAAGGATGGAACACTTTTTATCAAGATGCTTAACAATTCTCTATTGAAGagcattatttttcatttccatgacttttttttttttaatcagtaaATAGAACTttattaaaagatgaaaaggaaCAGTATAAGCTAGACTCCAAGTACACAGGATGTGTACTACATCAGCCTAGAAATCATCTAGAGagaataaatccaaaaaatcaacatgagaagaaaagagaggatCAGACCTCACAGACATCCAATCGCACaatgaaaaggagaaaaatcTTTTCAAATCCAGGATGGAATGCTCCTTCCCCTCAAAGGTACACAGGCTCCGCTCTCTCCAAATGTTCCACATAAGACAAAGTGGAATTGCCCACCAGATATCCGCAGCCAAACAGCACCCAAAACCAGCTTTCCAACATAACAACTCCACCACATGCATAGGTATCACCCAAGAAacaccaaacaaaaagaaaatcaaagagcATAGACTAGACACCTGAGTGCAATGAATAAGTAAGTGGTCCACAGATTCCTCGCTGCATtggcacatacaacaccaattgaCCAAACAAATATTCCGCCTTTTCAAAGTATCAAGGGTAAGAATCTTCCCCTTAGTTGCAGTCCAAGTAAAAAAACACCACCCTTGAAGGAACTCTCGCCTTCCACATGCTTCGCCATTCACCAAGGGAAAGAATGATCTCCAccatttgtaataattttataataggatttcacaaaaaaaattgccatGCCTTTTCCAAAACCATCATTAATATGATTGAAGTATGTGGTTATTATCGTTTATTAATGACTAACATTTCCATGCCTTTTCCTTGGAAAATTATTTAGAGAACGAAGGTTCCACAGCTTCTGCTAGAGTTGCTTTCTTTTAGTAGATGCACTTTGGGAAAAATCCTGACCATCGATTATTTGCAGAGACACGTTATTGTGGtagattggtgttatatgtgtaaGTGTAATGGGGAAACTATGGACCATTTACTACTTCATTTCCCTATAGCAACAGATTATGGCTTTGGTTTTTTTGAGTTCACTGGGTTATGCTGTAGAGACTTTTGGATATGCTAGCATCTTGGCAAGTTCAGTTTGGTCATCATTGGAATATAGCAATTTGGAAAGTTGTGCCTCATTGTTCAATAAGGTGCATTTGGCAGGAACAAAATGCTAGAAGCTTCAAGGGCTGTGAACAGAGTATTCTcgaccttaattttttttctataattctTTATTTCATTGGCAGCTAACTTAGGATTCCTTTTTTATGCAAGAGCATCAAAATGGTTGTTTACACTAGCAGCCTTGGTACAAGTCAGTAACAACCAGACAAGCTTGATGCAGCAGTTAGTATAAGTTGCAGCAGCTTAG
This genomic window contains:
- the LOC126695172 gene encoding uncharacterized protein LOC126695172 — its product is MCQCSEESVDHLLIHCTQVSSLCSLIFFLFGVSWVIPMHVVELLCWKAGFGCCLAADIWWAIPLCLMWNIWRERSLCTFEGKEHSILDLKRFFSFSLCDWMSVSRSLLQLSRKQVWDHDFGKLEIDRSTLEFQDHLREGKFCLLHWHPLFHRLRI